One region of Thiomonas intermedia genomic DNA includes:
- a CDS encoding anthranilate synthase component II, whose amino-acid sequence MLLMIDNYDSFTYNLVQYLGELGQDVHTVRNDELDLEAIAALNPERIVISPGPCSPSEAGISVPVLQYFAGRLPILGVCLGHQAIGAAFGGKIVRAQKIMHGKTSPITHDGRGVFADLPSPYTVVRYHSLAIERDSLPAALDITAQTEDGEIMGVRHRHFAIEGVQFHPESIETEHGHRLLQNFLALKEGHFHDHQ is encoded by the coding sequence ATGCTGCTGATGATCGACAACTACGACAGTTTTACCTACAACCTGGTGCAATATCTCGGCGAACTCGGCCAGGACGTGCACACCGTGCGCAACGATGAGCTCGATCTCGAAGCCATCGCGGCGCTGAATCCCGAACGCATCGTCATTTCTCCCGGGCCATGCTCGCCCAGCGAGGCGGGCATCTCCGTGCCGGTGCTGCAGTACTTCGCCGGACGACTGCCGATTCTGGGCGTCTGTCTGGGCCATCAGGCCATCGGTGCGGCTTTCGGCGGCAAGATCGTGCGGGCCCAGAAAATCATGCACGGCAAGACCAGCCCCATCACCCACGATGGCCGTGGCGTTTTCGCCGATTTGCCCAGCCCTTACACCGTGGTGCGCTATCACTCGCTGGCGATCGAGCGCGACAGTCTGCCCGCCGCGCTGGACATCACGGCGCAGACCGAGGATGGGGAAATCATGGGAGTGCGCCATCGCCATTTCGCCATCGAGGGCGTGCAGTTCCATCCGGAGTCCATCGAGACCGAGCATGGGCACCGGCTGCTGCAGAATTTTCTGGCGTTGAAGGAGGGCCACTTCCATGACCATCAGTAA
- the trpE gene encoding anthranilate synthase component I translates to MTELEFKELARQGYNRIALVSEALADLETPLSLYLKLGHGTDGGRNTFLLESVVGGERFGRYSFIGLAARTQVRVKNGLTEVLRDGAVVETSDQPPLDFIEAFHARFKVALPAGMPRFCGGLAGYFGYDAVRYIEPRLMASAAKHPKPDPLGMPDILLMLCEELAVIDNLSGRLYLIVYADPAQPEAYTKARSRLRGLREQLRYSVSAPPMQRSSVTPIEREFDKVDYLKAVEQAKDYIAAGDFMQVQVGQRLRKRYSDSPLSLYRALRSLNPSPYMIYFNFGDFQIAASSPEILVREEAVPEGRKVTIRPLAGTRPRGATPEADQRNEVELLADPKERAEHLMLIDLARNDLGRIAQTGSVKVTEAFAVERYSHVMHIVSNVEGMLQPDHSAMDVLRATFPAGTLSGAPKIRAMEVIDELEPTRRGLYGGAMGYWSFAGDMDLAIAIRTGIVKDNWLYVQAAAGVVADSVPEMEWRETEAKARAVLRAAEQVQEGLDG, encoded by the coding sequence ATGACTGAACTCGAATTCAAGGAACTGGCCCGCCAGGGCTACAACCGCATTGCGCTCGTATCCGAAGCGCTGGCGGATCTGGAAACACCGCTCTCGCTCTACCTCAAACTGGGGCATGGCACCGACGGTGGCCGCAACACCTTTCTGCTCGAATCCGTGGTCGGAGGCGAGCGTTTCGGCCGCTACTCCTTCATCGGCCTGGCCGCGCGCACCCAGGTGCGGGTGAAGAACGGCCTCACCGAAGTGCTGCGAGACGGCGCCGTGGTGGAAACCTCGGATCAGCCGCCGCTGGATTTCATCGAGGCGTTCCACGCGCGATTCAAAGTGGCGCTGCCCGCCGGGATGCCCCGTTTCTGTGGCGGCCTGGCGGGGTATTTCGGCTATGACGCCGTGCGCTACATCGAGCCGCGCCTGATGGCGTCGGCCGCCAAGCATCCCAAGCCGGATCCGCTGGGCATGCCCGACATCCTGCTGATGCTGTGCGAGGAACTGGCGGTCATCGACAATCTGTCGGGGCGGCTGTATCTCATCGTCTACGCCGACCCGGCCCAGCCCGAGGCCTATACCAAGGCCCGCTCGCGGCTGCGCGGCCTGCGCGAGCAGTTGCGCTATTCGGTGTCGGCGCCGCCCATGCAGCGCAGCAGCGTGACGCCGATCGAGCGCGAGTTCGACAAGGTCGACTATCTGAAAGCGGTCGAGCAGGCGAAGGACTACATCGCCGCGGGCGACTTCATGCAGGTGCAGGTGGGGCAGCGGCTGCGCAAGCGGTACAGCGATTCACCGCTCTCGCTCTACCGCGCGCTGCGCTCGCTGAACCCGTCGCCCTACATGATTTACTTCAACTTCGGCGATTTTCAGATTGCGGCCTCGTCGCCCGAAATCCTGGTCCGCGAAGAGGCGGTGCCTGAGGGGCGCAAGGTCACCATCCGCCCTCTGGCGGGAACGCGTCCGCGTGGGGCCACGCCCGAGGCCGATCAGCGCAACGAGGTCGAGCTGCTGGCCGATCCGAAAGAGCGCGCCGAGCATCTGATGCTCATCGACCTGGCTCGCAATGATCTGGGCCGCATCGCGCAGACGGGCAGCGTCAAGGTGACCGAGGCGTTTGCCGTCGAGCGCTATTCGCATGTGATGCACATCGTGAGCAATGTCGAGGGCATGCTGCAGCCGGACCATTCCGCCATGGATGTGCTGCGCGCCACCTTTCCGGCGGGCACGCTGTCGGGCGCACCCAAGATCCGGGCGATGGAGGTCATCGACGAACTCGAGCCCACGCGGCGCGGGCTGTACGGCGGGGCGATGGGCTACTGGAGTTTTGCCGGCGACATGGATCTGGCGATCGCCATCCGCACGGGCATCGTCAAGGACAACTGGCTGTACGTGCAGGCGGCCGCCGGGGTCGTGGCCGACTCCGTGCCCGAGATGGAATGGCGGGAAACCGAGGCCAAGGCGCGTGCCGTACTGCGCGCCGCCGAACAGGTGCAGGAAGGGCTGGACGGCTGA
- a CDS encoding PaaI family thioesterase: MPKAFQDCYPDPLAHCYGCGRLNAQGHQIKTVWDGDETVTRFTPQPYHTAIPGFVYGGLIASLIDCHSTGTAAAAMYRSEGRAMDSQPPFRFVTGALHVDYLKPTRLGGELEIRGRVKEIKGRKVVVTSIVLADGVATARGEVVAVQMPDGFGA; encoded by the coding sequence GTGCCCAAGGCCTTTCAGGACTGCTACCCGGATCCGCTCGCGCACTGCTACGGCTGCGGCCGTCTCAACGCGCAAGGCCATCAGATCAAGACGGTCTGGGATGGCGACGAGACGGTGACGCGGTTCACGCCCCAGCCTTATCACACCGCCATTCCGGGGTTCGTCTATGGCGGCCTGATCGCGTCCCTGATCGATTGCCACAGCACCGGCACGGCGGCCGCGGCGATGTACCGGTCCGAAGGTCGGGCGATGGACTCGCAGCCGCCATTCCGCTTCGTCACGGGCGCGCTGCATGTCGACTATCTCAAGCCGACCCGCCTGGGCGGCGAGCTGGAAATCCGCGGTCGCGTCAAGGAAATCAAGGGGCGCAAGGTCGTGGTGACGTCCATCGTGTTGGCGGATGGCGTGGCGACGGCTCGCGGCGAGGTGGTTGCGGTGCAGATGCCAGACGGTTTCGGCGCCTGA
- a CDS encoding chalcone isomerase family protein, which yields MDHPAKPSLRKLGATAALLASLTAGLATPSAQALTLHGVDIPPQVEVGGKTLTLNGAGTRYVFLFKVYTAALYLPQKSTQPQAIYTMAGPKELKLTMLRDVSGKELGDKLNEGIKNNLSPQEFSAFIPSLVQLGGLFAQKNQIKTGETVTIQEIPGKGSTIAIDGMPSGGQFTEPQFFNSMLKIWLGKDPAEDRLKQALLGHAADGK from the coding sequence ATGGATCACCCCGCCAAACCCTCGCTGCGCAAACTCGGGGCCACCGCCGCCCTGCTCGCTTCGCTGACCGCAGGGCTCGCCACACCGAGCGCCCAGGCACTGACCCTGCACGGGGTGGACATTCCGCCCCAGGTGGAGGTCGGCGGCAAGACGCTGACACTCAACGGCGCGGGGACCCGCTATGTCTTCTTGTTCAAGGTCTACACCGCTGCCCTGTATCTGCCCCAGAAGAGCACGCAGCCGCAGGCGATCTACACCATGGCCGGGCCCAAGGAACTGAAGCTCACCATGCTGCGCGATGTCAGCGGCAAGGAGCTCGGCGACAAACTCAATGAAGGCATCAAGAACAATCTGAGCCCCCAGGAGTTCAGCGCCTTCATCCCCAGCCTGGTGCAGTTGGGCGGCCTGTTCGCGCAGAAAAATCAGATCAAGACTGGCGAAACGGTCACCATTCAGGAGATTCCCGGCAAGGGAAGCACGATCGCCATCGACGGCATGCCATCGGGAGGCCAGTTCACCGAGCCCCAGTTTTTCAACTCCATGTTGAAGATCTGGCTGGGCAAAGATCCTGCCGAAGACCGTCTCAAGCAGGCGCTGCTGGGCCATGCCGCCGATGGCAAGTGA
- a CDS encoding chalcone isomerase family protein: MKQVWAATAIALAATFSAASAQAAVKVDGMPLMQTAPANGVPLLINGAGVVNLGGKMAAAVYLPQNSTSASSIMTMPGAKSIRLTALANMSADALAKALDTGVKKGVSSAQYASFKPAMDAFAKQLASVKQIPKGETVELLFEPSNGIVLMGPGAHIIPGTGNAELYQAMLRMLPPGVVSSTAIQKQNIS, translated from the coding sequence ATGAAACAAGTCTGGGCCGCGACCGCCATTGCGCTGGCCGCCACCTTCAGTGCTGCCAGTGCCCAAGCCGCCGTCAAAGTCGACGGCATGCCCCTCATGCAAACCGCCCCAGCCAACGGCGTGCCGCTGCTGATCAACGGCGCCGGCGTGGTCAATCTGGGCGGCAAGATGGCCGCCGCGGTGTATCTGCCGCAGAACAGCACCTCGGCCAGCAGCATCATGACCATGCCGGGCGCCAAGTCGATCCGCCTGACGGCTTTGGCCAATATGTCGGCCGACGCACTGGCCAAAGCGCTGGATACCGGCGTCAAGAAGGGCGTGTCCTCGGCGCAGTACGCCTCGTTCAAGCCCGCCATGGATGCCTTCGCCAAGCAGCTCGCCAGCGTGAAGCAGATCCCCAAGGGTGAGACCGTCGAACTGCTGTTCGAGCCCTCCAACGGCATCGTGCTGATGGGCCCAGGCGCACACATCATCCCGGGCACGGGCAATGCCGAGCTGTATCAGGCCATGCTGCGCATGCTGCCGCCCGGCGTGGTATCGAGCACCGCGATCCAGAAGCAGAACATCAGCTGA
- the gph gene encoding phosphoglycolate phosphatase (PGP is an essential enzyme in the glycolate salvage pathway in higher organisms (photorespiration in plants). Phosphoglycolate results from the oxidase activity of RubisCO in the Calvin cycle when concentrations of carbon dioxide are low relative to oxygen. This enzyme is a member of the Haloacid Dehalogenase (HAD) superfamily of aspartate-nucleophile hydrolase enzymes (PF00702).), which yields MDASTAAVPAVTLAGHAVQAAIIDLDGTMIDTLGDFHAALSRLMDELGLPGVSREQVEHRIGKGSEYLVLQTLRIHLADDQAEALYPRAIEVYQRIYGTINGQYSHPFPGVPEGLAALKAAGLRLACITNKPTVYARELLGIKGLLDHFEVVNGGDAFPRKKPDPMPLVETCKQIGLPTAVVLMIGDSQNDALAARAAGCPVALVTYGYNHGEPVRAVDADGFADRIGDLLPA from the coding sequence ATGGATGCGAGCACAGCCGCGGTGCCTGCCGTGACCCTGGCGGGCCATGCCGTTCAGGCCGCCATCATCGATCTGGATGGCACCATGATCGACACCCTGGGCGATTTTCACGCCGCGCTGTCGCGTCTGATGGACGAACTCGGCCTGCCGGGCGTCAGTCGCGAACAGGTTGAACACCGCATCGGCAAGGGCTCCGAGTATCTCGTGCTGCAGACGCTGCGCATCCACCTCGCGGACGATCAGGCCGAGGCGCTCTACCCGCGCGCCATCGAGGTCTACCAGCGCATCTACGGCACCATCAACGGGCAGTACTCACATCCCTTCCCCGGGGTGCCCGAAGGGTTGGCGGCGTTGAAGGCGGCCGGGCTGCGGCTGGCCTGCATCACCAACAAGCCCACGGTGTATGCCCGCGAACTGCTGGGCATCAAAGGGTTGCTCGACCATTTCGAGGTGGTCAACGGGGGCGATGCCTTCCCGCGCAAAAAGCCCGACCCCATGCCGCTGGTCGAAACCTGCAAGCAGATCGGCTTGCCCACGGCCGTGGTGCTGATGATCGGAGACTCCCAGAACGACGCACTCGCGGCCCGCGCTGCGGGCTGCCCGGTAGCGCTGGTGACCTATGGCTACAACCACGGCGAACCGGTGCGCGCGGTCGATGCCGACGGCTTTGCCGACCGCATCGGCGATCTGCTTCCCGCCTGA
- the rpe gene encoding ribulose-phosphate 3-epimerase, giving the protein MKTYRIAPSILSADFARLGEEVRNVIDAGADFIHFDVMDNHYVPNLTIGPLVAEAIKPYCKKADGTPITLDVHLMVEPVDAIAQSFVKAGANIVSFHPEASKHVDRTLQMIRDGGAKAGLVFNPATPLDVLDYVMDKVDLVLLMSVNPGFGGQSFIESSLPKARQVRAKLDAYKAQSGREILLEIDGGIKPDNIAAAAAAGVDTFVAGSAIFGKPDYKAVIDAMRANLAKVA; this is encoded by the coding sequence ATGAAAACCTACCGCATCGCCCCCAGCATTCTTTCGGCCGACTTTGCCCGTCTGGGCGAGGAGGTGCGCAACGTCATCGACGCCGGCGCTGATTTCATCCACTTCGACGTGATGGACAACCATTACGTGCCCAATCTCACCATCGGTCCCTTGGTGGCCGAGGCCATCAAGCCCTATTGCAAGAAGGCCGACGGCACGCCCATCACGCTCGATGTGCATCTGATGGTCGAGCCGGTGGATGCCATCGCCCAGTCCTTCGTCAAGGCGGGCGCCAACATCGTCAGCTTCCACCCCGAGGCCAGCAAACATGTGGACCGCACGCTGCAGATGATCCGCGACGGCGGCGCCAAGGCGGGCCTGGTGTTCAATCCCGCCACCCCGCTGGACGTGCTCGACTACGTCATGGACAAGGTCGACCTCGTCCTGCTGATGAGCGTGAACCCCGGCTTCGGTGGCCAGAGTTTCATCGAGAGCAGCCTGCCGAAGGCCAGGCAGGTACGCGCCAAGCTCGACGCCTACAAGGCGCAAAGCGGGCGCGAGATCCTGCTGGAGATCGACGGCGGCATCAAGCCCGACAACATCGCCGCCGCCGCCGCGGCCGGCGTGGACACCTTCGTGGCCGGCAGCGCCATTTTCGGCAAGCCCGACTACAAGGCCGTGATCGACGCCATGCGCGCCAACCTCGCGAAGGTGGCCTGA
- the apaG gene encoding Co2+/Mg2+ efflux protein ApaG: MPTYQFSVSVIPQYLPEQSDTEHGVYAYSYTVTVINTGGVTAQLISRHWIITDGSGKVEEVRGLGVVGQQPLLKPGEAFEYTSWSQLSTPMGSMRGSYFCVAEDGERFEAVIPEFALVQPRSLH; this comes from the coding sequence ATGCCTACCTACCAATTTTCCGTTTCGGTCATCCCGCAATATCTCCCGGAGCAGTCCGATACGGAGCACGGGGTCTACGCCTACAGCTACACCGTCACCGTGATCAACACTGGCGGCGTGACCGCGCAGCTCATCTCACGCCACTGGATCATCACCGACGGCTCGGGCAAGGTGGAGGAAGTCCGCGGCCTGGGCGTGGTGGGCCAGCAACCCTTGCTCAAACCGGGCGAGGCGTTCGAATACACCAGTTGGTCGCAATTGAGCACGCCGATGGGCAGCATGCGCGGCAGCTATTTCTGCGTGGCGGAAGACGGAGAGCGCTTCGAGGCCGTCATCCCCGAATTCGCACTGGTTCAGCCGCGGAGCCTGCACTGA
- a CDS encoding site-specific recombinase, translating to MGFAARRSRKAAARAAEGLLALMAAANPQSPPVEQWLWIIEALDWLRHGPAPTMLREGLRLAPTGGPPDRGDAPAPEEIERLNVLLDLLDGQPERRAAIAAILNGLLRHTDATLLLADFGFSPRPSFFSEFSERLGNKWLPQSPETRDLAVLFSLFFPHAHDATWLESLDAPTLDRLRALLALPAVAEDAEDAPAAASLWRTALLDALTYTVSQIRATGFSPDLRSRMQRNGPLEMDVEAPFKHLAAQYERVKTLLTQDTPEGPATLRQSLALLRAGLGACRQQADSVNGHLEDYGTSVSLVYVLHQLHQRIDRAETLLNCLVGDTPARDTAHLFATLARLNAQRRSLRALWRHNTALLAKKMAERHAESGEHYITRDRREYRGMLGAAMGGGLIMGFTTWVKIGILGLQTALFWTGLLAGLNYAASFVIVQLLHWTIATKQPAMTAPAMADKLGELSKPGGVERFVDEVANLTRSQSAGVFGNVLLVMPVALLIGLAGLAWFGPQFMPVPKAEHELESLSLLGPTPLFAALTGVLLFLSSVIAGWAENAFVLHRLDSALAWNPRIRRRLGPQRAARWAAWWRRNIGVMAGNVSLGLLLGLTPEFFRIFGIDLQVRHVTLSSGLFGAACASLGPAVVNDPAFWWALAGIAVNGVLNVGVSFYLAYRLALRARGIQVKERRAIYASIARRLLRRPWTFILPPRRAAPQESA from the coding sequence ATGGGATTTGCGGCGCGACGATCGCGCAAGGCCGCTGCACGCGCGGCGGAGGGTCTGCTGGCGCTGATGGCCGCGGCCAACCCCCAGTCGCCGCCGGTGGAGCAGTGGCTTTGGATCATCGAGGCGCTGGACTGGCTGCGCCACGGGCCCGCGCCCACAATGCTGCGCGAAGGGTTGAGGCTTGCGCCCACAGGGGGCCCGCCAGACCGCGGCGACGCCCCCGCGCCCGAAGAGATCGAGCGGCTGAACGTGCTGCTCGACCTGCTCGATGGACAGCCCGAGCGCCGCGCGGCCATCGCCGCCATCCTCAACGGCCTGTTGCGCCACACCGATGCCACTTTGCTGCTCGCGGATTTCGGCTTCAGCCCGCGCCCCTCTTTCTTCAGCGAATTCAGCGAGCGACTGGGCAACAAATGGTTGCCCCAATCGCCGGAAACCCGCGATCTGGCCGTTCTGTTCTCCCTGTTCTTCCCGCACGCGCACGACGCAACCTGGCTGGAGTCGCTGGACGCCCCCACACTGGACCGGCTGCGCGCCCTGCTCGCGTTGCCAGCCGTCGCCGAGGACGCCGAAGATGCGCCTGCCGCCGCATCGCTATGGCGCACCGCCCTGCTCGACGCGCTGACCTACACCGTCAGCCAGATCCGCGCCACTGGCTTCTCGCCCGACCTGCGCTCGCGCATGCAGCGCAACGGTCCGCTGGAAATGGATGTCGAGGCCCCCTTCAAGCATCTGGCCGCGCAGTACGAGAGGGTGAAGACGCTGTTGACGCAGGACACGCCGGAAGGACCCGCCACGCTGCGCCAGTCGCTGGCCCTGCTGCGCGCCGGACTGGGCGCCTGTCGTCAGCAGGCCGATTCGGTCAACGGCCACCTGGAAGACTATGGCACGTCCGTCAGCCTGGTCTATGTGCTGCATCAGCTGCACCAGCGCATCGATCGCGCCGAGACGCTGCTGAACTGCCTCGTGGGCGACACCCCGGCGCGCGACACCGCCCACCTGTTCGCCACCCTCGCGCGCCTGAACGCGCAACGCCGCAGCCTGCGCGCGCTTTGGCGGCACAACACCGCCCTGCTGGCGAAAAAAATGGCCGAGCGCCACGCCGAGTCGGGCGAGCACTACATCACCCGCGACCGCCGCGAATACCGAGGCATGCTGGGCGCGGCCATGGGCGGCGGGCTGATCATGGGGTTCACGACCTGGGTCAAGATCGGCATTCTCGGCCTGCAGACCGCCTTGTTCTGGACCGGCCTGCTCGCCGGACTGAACTACGCCGCGAGCTTTGTCATCGTGCAATTGCTGCACTGGACCATCGCCACCAAGCAGCCGGCCATGACGGCGCCCGCCATGGCCGACAAGCTCGGCGAGCTGTCCAAGCCCGGCGGCGTGGAGCGATTCGTCGACGAGGTCGCCAACCTCACGCGCTCGCAGTCGGCGGGAGTGTTCGGCAATGTGCTGCTGGTCATGCCCGTGGCGCTGCTCATCGGCCTGGCCGGCCTGGCCTGGTTCGGCCCCCAGTTCATGCCCGTGCCCAAGGCCGAACATGAGCTGGAATCACTGTCCCTGCTCGGGCCCACGCCGCTGTTCGCCGCGTTGACCGGGGTGCTGTTGTTCCTCTCCAGCGTGATCGCCGGTTGGGCAGAAAACGCCTTTGTCTTGCACCGGCTCGACAGCGCCCTGGCCTGGAACCCGCGCATCCGCCGCCGCCTCGGCCCGCAGCGCGCCGCGCGGTGGGCCGCCTGGTGGCGGCGCAATATCGGCGTGATGGCAGGCAACGTCTCGCTCGGCCTGTTGCTGGGGCTGACGCCAGAATTCTTCCGTATTTTCGGCATCGATCTTCAGGTGCGGCACGTCACCCTGTCCTCGGGCCTGTTCGGCGCGGCCTGCGCCAGCCTGGGGCCTGCGGTCGTGAACGATCCGGCGTTCTGGTGGGCACTGGCGGGCATTGCCGTCAACGGCGTGCTCAACGTCGGCGTGAGTTTCTATCTGGCCTACCGTCTGGCCTTGCGCGCCCGGGGCATCCAGGTCAAGGAACGCCGCGCCATCTACGCCAGCATCGCGCGCCGGTTGCTGCGTCGGCCCTGGACCTTCATCCTGCCGCCGCGCCGCGCCGCGCCCCAAGAATCCGCATGA
- the mltA gene encoding murein transglycosylase A yields the protein MTRPPLRSALGRGARAVLLCLLAGLLASCATPQAPPTAAAPPAATPAPAWPLTPPGTATALTGAGVTLTAASWSDLPGWSQDGFSGVWQAFRRDCAARLPEALAKVCARAASVPADDTQAQRVFIQAQFAPWQVQAPGGKDAGLITGYYEPVLHGSLTRAWPYVVPVWGLPADLVPRAPGGDGISGGRVSWVDGQQRVLPYWSRAQIQADPAVQAVLDRKAVVWLDSAVDALFLQVQGSGLVRLPDGQTLRLSYAGTNGWPYKSVGRWLLDTGRVKGTVTMSIIRAWAQVHPDEVPEMLASNPRVVFFSAALDTDPQRGPSGALGVPLTAMRSIAVDKRSIALGLPVWLSTSQPYDGTPTPPQPLNRLVFAQDVGSAITGTVRADLFTGTGDHAGELAGRMQWPGRMWVLLPVKP from the coding sequence ATGACACGCCCGCCGCTCCGCAGTGCCCTTGGGCGCGGCGCCCGGGCCGTGCTGCTGTGCCTCCTGGCCGGGCTGCTGGCCTCGTGCGCCACGCCGCAGGCGCCGCCGACCGCAGCCGCGCCGCCTGCCGCCACACCCGCACCGGCCTGGCCGCTCACCCCGCCGGGTACGGCGACCGCACTGACGGGGGCCGGGGTGACCTTGACGGCTGCATCATGGAGCGACCTGCCCGGCTGGTCGCAAGACGGCTTCTCCGGCGTCTGGCAGGCGTTCCGCCGCGATTGCGCGGCGCGATTGCCCGAGGCCCTCGCCAAGGTCTGCGCCAGGGCCGCCTCGGTGCCGGCGGACGACACGCAAGCACAGCGGGTTTTCATCCAGGCGCAGTTCGCGCCCTGGCAGGTCCAGGCGCCGGGCGGCAAGGATGCCGGGCTGATCACCGGCTACTACGAGCCGGTGCTTCACGGCTCGCTCACCCGCGCCTGGCCCTATGTCGTGCCGGTCTGGGGATTGCCTGCAGACCTGGTGCCGCGCGCGCCGGGCGGCGACGGCATCAGCGGCGGCCGCGTGAGCTGGGTCGATGGTCAGCAGCGCGTCTTGCCCTACTGGAGCCGGGCGCAGATCCAGGCCGATCCGGCGGTTCAGGCCGTGCTCGACCGCAAGGCGGTGGTCTGGCTCGACAGCGCCGTGGATGCTCTGTTTCTTCAGGTGCAAGGCTCCGGCCTGGTGCGTCTGCCCGACGGCCAGACCCTGCGGCTGAGCTACGCAGGCACCAACGGCTGGCCCTACAAGTCCGTGGGGCGATGGCTGCTCGACACCGGGCGCGTCAAAGGCACGGTCACCATGTCCATCATCCGCGCCTGGGCCCAGGTGCACCCGGACGAAGTGCCCGAGATGCTGGCCTCCAACCCTCGCGTGGTGTTTTTCAGCGCCGCGCTCGACACCGACCCGCAACGCGGGCCGAGCGGCGCGCTCGGCGTGCCACTGACGGCCATGCGCAGCATCGCCGTGGACAAGCGATCCATCGCGCTGGGTCTGCCGGTATGGCTGTCCACCTCGCAGCCTTATGACGGCACCCCCACCCCGCCGCAGCCGCTCAATCGCCTGGTTTTCGCCCAGGACGTGGGCTCGGCCATCACCGGCACCGTGCGGGCCGATCTGTTCACCGGCACCGGCGACCATGCTGGCGAACTCGCCGGACGAATGCAGTGGCCCGGCCGGATGTGGGTCTTGTTGCCCGTCAAGCCCTGA
- a CDS encoding YdcH family protein produces the protein MTLDPHDLAHEFPALADKIHNLKTGNAHFHKLAERYEEINKETVQIEEGVRVTDDAYLETLKKERLQLKDQIAAMLAA, from the coding sequence ATGACCCTGGACCCGCACGATCTCGCCCATGAATTTCCCGCGCTTGCCGACAAGATTCACAACCTGAAGACCGGCAACGCGCATTTCCACAAGCTGGCCGAGCGGTACGAAGAGATCAACAAGGAAACGGTGCAGATCGAAGAAGGCGTGCGCGTCACAGACGACGCCTATCTGGAAACTCTGAAAAAAGAGCGGCTGCAGCTCAAGGATCAGATCGCGGCCATGCTTGCCGCATAA
- a CDS encoding DUF808 domain-containing protein — MATSLLALLDDITTVLDDVALLTKLSAKKTAGVLGDDLALNAQQVTGVQSNREIPVVLAVAKGSLINKSILVPLALAISAFAPWAITPLLMVGGLYLCFEGAEKLAHKFFHRGAEDEAHHDKLTEALMHPEVDLLALERDKVKGAVRTDFVLSAEIIAITLGAVAQASFSTQVAVLVGISVLMTVGVYGLVAGIVKLDDAGLYLSRQTSAAAQRLGRGILAFAPWLMKGLSVIGTAAMFLVGGGIIAHGWPWLHHASGMLAQRAGATLGWLTPLLFDAVTGIVAGIAALLVWEAAQKLRSTRGR; from the coding sequence ATGGCCACCAGTCTGCTCGCCCTTCTCGATGACATCACCACCGTGCTGGATGATGTCGCCCTGCTCACCAAGCTATCGGCGAAGAAGACCGCGGGCGTGCTGGGCGACGATCTCGCGCTCAACGCCCAGCAGGTCACCGGCGTGCAGAGCAACCGCGAGATTCCGGTCGTGCTGGCCGTGGCCAAGGGATCGCTGATCAACAAATCCATCCTCGTGCCGCTGGCCCTGGCCATCAGCGCCTTCGCGCCCTGGGCCATCACACCCCTGCTGATGGTGGGTGGCCTGTACCTGTGTTTCGAAGGCGCGGAGAAACTGGCGCACAAATTCTTCCACCGCGGCGCGGAGGATGAGGCGCATCACGACAAGCTGACCGAAGCGTTGATGCACCCCGAGGTGGACCTGCTGGCGCTGGAGCGCGACAAGGTCAAGGGCGCGGTGCGTACCGATTTCGTCCTTTCGGCCGAAATCATCGCCATCACCCTGGGGGCCGTGGCCCAGGCGAGCTTCAGCACCCAGGTGGCCGTGCTCGTGGGCATTTCCGTGCTGATGACGGTCGGGGTCTATGGCCTGGTGGCCGGCATCGTCAAGCTCGACGATGCCGGGCTTTACCTGAGCCGGCAGACTTCGGCGGCGGCGCAGCGGCTCGGGCGCGGCATCCTGGCCTTCGCGCCCTGGCTGATGAAGGGGCTGAGTGTGATTGGCACCGCGGCCATGTTTCTGGTGGGCGGCGGCATCATCGCCCACGGATGGCCCTGGCTGCATCACGCCAGCGGGATGTTGGCGCAACGCGCTGGCGCGACGCTGGGCTGGCTGACGCCGCTGTTGTTCGATGCCGTTACCGGCATCGTTGCGGGCATCGCCGCACTGCTCGTCTGGGAGGCGGCGCAGAAGCTGCGTTCAACGCGCGGTCGTTGA